One part of the Flavobacterium johnsoniae UW101 genome encodes these proteins:
- a CDS encoding THC0290_0291 family protein, with protein sequence MRKHLYTTIFALFSLSTIATAQANLAHEIGFFAGPVTLQSDFGERHNVDTNVGNAGFGFGVAHWLNFSAANNRDRYFPEHFKIRSELSFSRTNLRHFGEWVERKPDGLFAQQLKNMKGTSTVIGLGSQLEFSPFRSIHNFENSVGGISPYFSAGFMVSYYSAKLNSRLGDMSLPSVTPGKYLTPSDGRAHGFSSENGITVAATAGIGVHYKLTTMSDLMFETKFQMYSSDWIDGLNPNKDIYTENKSNDWQVWFNFGYIYYLEF encoded by the coding sequence ATGCGTAAACACCTATATACCACAATTTTCGCCTTATTTAGTTTATCGACAATTGCTACTGCACAAGCTAATCTTGCTCATGAGATTGGATTTTTTGCAGGACCCGTAACATTACAATCAGATTTTGGTGAAAGACACAATGTTGACACCAATGTTGGAAACGCTGGTTTTGGTTTTGGTGTAGCACATTGGTTAAACTTTTCAGCTGCCAATAACAGAGACCGTTATTTTCCTGAACATTTTAAAATTAGATCTGAATTATCTTTCAGCCGAACTAATTTGAGACATTTTGGTGAATGGGTAGAAAGAAAACCAGATGGATTATTTGCTCAGCAGTTAAAAAACATGAAAGGAACTTCAACTGTAATTGGACTTGGATCTCAATTAGAATTTTCTCCATTTAGAAGTATCCATAACTTTGAAAACTCTGTTGGAGGTATAAGCCCTTATTTTAGTGCAGGATTTATGGTTAGTTATTATTCTGCAAAATTAAATTCACGTTTAGGTGATATGTCACTTCCTAGCGTAACACCAGGAAAATACTTAACCCCTTCTGATGGACGTGCACATGGATTTTCAAGTGAAAATGGAATAACTGTAGCTGCAACTGCAGGTATTGGTGTACATTATAAATTGACCACAATGAGTGATTTAATGTTTGAAACAAAGTTTCAAATGTACAGCTCTGACTGGATTGACGGTTTAAATCCTAATAAAGACATTTACACAGAAAACAAATCAAATGACTGGCAGGTTTGGTTTAACTTTGGATACATTTATTATTTAGAATTCTAA
- the ileS gene encoding isoleucine--tRNA ligase, translating into MSTKFTEYKGLDLPAVASEVLDFWKKENIFEKSVTTREGAEPFVFFEGPPSANGLPGIHHVMARAIKDIFCRYKTQKGFQVKRKAGWDTHGLPVELGTEKELGITKEDIGKTISIEEYNEACKKTVMRYTDVWNDLTEKMGYWVDMDDPYVTYKPKYMESVWWLLKQIYDKGLLYKGYTIQPYSPKAGTGLSSHEVNQPGAYRDVTDTTIVAQFKTLPETLPSFLQGFGDIHILAWTTTPWTLPSNTALTVGPKIDYVLVKTFNQYTFEPINVILAKNLVGKQFGKGYFVSEDDADFDNVKNGDKKLPYKILTEAKGADLVEIRYEQLLPYVLPYQNAENAFRVISGDFVTTEDGTGIVHTAPTFGADDAKVAKEAKPEVPPMLVLDENGTAVPLVDLQGKFTSHVGDLAGKYVKNEYYDAGQAPEKSVDVEIAIRLKEENKAFKVEKYVHSYPHSWRTDEPLLYYPLDSWFIKVTDVKDRMFDLNETINWKPKSTGEGRFGNWLKNANDWNLSRSRYWGIPLPIWRTEDKTEEVIIGSVEELYNAIEKSIEAGFQKENPFKDFEIGNMSESNYDLIDLHKNVVDAITLVSASGKPMKRESDLIDVWFDSGAMPYAQWHYPFENKEKIDDNKDFPANFIAEGVDQTRGWFYTLHAIGTLVFDKVAYKNVVSNGLVLDKNGIKMSKSKGNTIDPFKTIAENGPDATRWYMIMNANPWDNLKFDLEGIAEVKRKFFGTLYNTYSFFSLYANIDGFKYEEAEIPLNERPEIDQWIISELHSLIKFVDECYEDYEPTKATRAISDFVQENLSNWYVRLCRRRFWKGEYAKDKIAAYQTLYTCLLTISKLSAPVAPFFMDKLYRDLTTSTGSEDFASVHLAEFPKFVENFVNKTLESKMQKAQTISSLVLSLRKKEMIKVRQPLQKVMIPVLDDNQRAEIEAISDLVKAEVNVKEIELLDDASGILVKQIKPNFKALGPRFGKDMGLISKEIQGFSADQINQLDKQGTLDIVISGNNVTLSLEDVEITSQDIEGWLVANSNGITVALDITISEELKNEGIARELVNRIQNIRKDSGFEVTDKIKVQIKRDGNLEEAVLKNEDYIKSETLTDDLVFADALENGTEIEFDDIKTMILISK; encoded by the coding sequence ATGAGTACAAAATTTACTGAATACAAAGGACTTGACTTACCAGCGGTAGCGTCTGAAGTTCTTGATTTTTGGAAGAAAGAAAATATATTTGAAAAGAGTGTAACAACTCGCGAAGGTGCTGAGCCTTTCGTATTTTTTGAAGGTCCGCCTTCAGCAAACGGATTACCGGGAATTCACCACGTAATGGCACGTGCGATTAAAGATATTTTTTGCAGATATAAAACTCAAAAAGGTTTTCAGGTTAAAAGAAAAGCCGGATGGGATACTCACGGTTTGCCTGTAGAATTGGGTACCGAAAAAGAATTAGGAATTACAAAAGAAGATATTGGTAAAACAATTTCTATTGAAGAATATAACGAAGCGTGTAAAAAAACCGTTATGCGTTATACAGACGTATGGAATGATTTGACCGAAAAAATGGGATATTGGGTAGATATGGATGATCCGTATGTGACTTATAAACCAAAATATATGGAGTCTGTTTGGTGGCTTTTGAAACAAATCTACGATAAAGGTTTGTTGTATAAAGGATACACAATTCAGCCATATTCTCCAAAAGCAGGAACTGGATTATCTTCTCACGAAGTAAACCAACCTGGCGCTTATAGAGATGTAACTGATACTACAATTGTAGCGCAATTCAAAACTTTGCCAGAAACGCTTCCGAGCTTTTTACAAGGTTTTGGAGATATCCACATTTTAGCTTGGACGACAACTCCTTGGACATTGCCATCAAATACAGCTTTAACAGTTGGTCCAAAAATCGATTATGTTTTAGTTAAAACATTCAATCAATATACTTTTGAGCCGATTAATGTTATTTTGGCCAAAAACTTAGTTGGAAAACAATTCGGAAAAGGATATTTCGTAAGTGAAGACGACGCTGATTTTGACAATGTGAAAAATGGCGACAAAAAACTTCCATACAAAATCTTAACTGAGGCAAAAGGAGCAGATTTAGTAGAAATTCGTTACGAGCAATTATTGCCTTACGTATTGCCATATCAAAATGCTGAAAATGCATTTAGAGTAATTTCTGGAGATTTTGTTACAACAGAAGATGGAACAGGAATTGTGCATACGGCTCCAACTTTTGGTGCAGACGATGCTAAAGTAGCAAAAGAAGCAAAACCAGAAGTGCCGCCAATGTTGGTTCTTGACGAAAACGGAACAGCAGTTCCTTTAGTTGATTTACAAGGAAAATTCACTTCTCATGTAGGTGATTTGGCTGGTAAATATGTTAAAAACGAATATTACGATGCAGGACAAGCTCCAGAGAAATCTGTAGATGTTGAAATTGCTATTCGTCTTAAAGAAGAAAACAAAGCATTTAAAGTTGAAAAATACGTGCACAGTTATCCACACAGCTGGAGAACTGATGAGCCGTTATTATATTATCCTCTAGATTCATGGTTCATCAAAGTAACCGATGTAAAAGATAGAATGTTCGACCTGAACGAAACTATCAATTGGAAACCTAAATCTACTGGTGAAGGACGTTTTGGAAACTGGCTTAAAAATGCCAACGACTGGAACTTATCTCGTTCTAGATATTGGGGTATTCCTTTGCCAATTTGGAGAACAGAAGATAAAACAGAAGAAGTTATTATCGGTTCTGTTGAAGAATTGTACAATGCAATCGAAAAATCAATCGAAGCAGGTTTTCAAAAAGAAAATCCGTTTAAAGATTTTGAAATCGGAAACATGTCTGAATCAAATTATGATTTAATTGATTTGCACAAAAATGTTGTTGATGCTATCACTTTGGTTTCAGCTTCAGGGAAGCCAATGAAGCGCGAAAGTGATCTAATCGACGTTTGGTTTGATTCTGGAGCAATGCCTTATGCACAATGGCATTATCCTTTTGAAAACAAAGAAAAAATTGATGATAACAAAGATTTTCCAGCAAATTTCATTGCAGAAGGAGTAGATCAAACACGTGGATGGTTCTATACTTTGCATGCAATCGGAACTTTGGTTTTTGATAAAGTAGCCTATAAAAACGTAGTTTCTAATGGTTTGGTTTTAGATAAAAATGGAATTAAAATGTCTAAGAGTAAAGGAAATACCATAGACCCATTTAAAACCATTGCAGAAAACGGTCCAGATGCTACACGCTGGTATATGATTATGAATGCAAATCCGTGGGATAACTTGAAGTTTGATCTTGAAGGAATTGCTGAGGTTAAACGTAAATTCTTCGGAACACTTTACAATACCTATTCATTCTTCTCGTTATATGCAAACATCGACGGATTTAAATACGAAGAAGCTGAAATTCCGTTAAACGAAAGACCAGAAATCGATCAATGGATTATTTCTGAATTACATTCGTTAATCAAATTTGTTGACGAATGTTATGAAGATTACGAGCCAACAAAAGCGACAAGAGCAATTTCTGACTTCGTTCAGGAAAACTTAAGTAACTGGTACGTTCGTTTATGCCGTCGTCGTTTCTGGAAAGGGGAATATGCAAAAGATAAAATTGCGGCTTACCAAACGCTTTATACTTGTTTGCTTACGATCAGCAAATTAAGCGCTCCAGTAGCTCCATTTTTTATGGATAAATTATACCGTGATTTAACAACTTCGACGGGAAGCGAGGATTTTGCTAGTGTTCACTTGGCTGAATTCCCGAAATTTGTCGAAAACTTTGTTAATAAAACGTTGGAAAGCAAAATGCAGAAGGCGCAAACGATCTCATCTTTGGTTTTATCACTGCGTAAAAAAGAGATGATTAAAGTTCGCCAGCCTCTGCAAAAGGTAATGATTCCGGTACTTGACGACAATCAGCGTGCTGAAATCGAGGCGATTTCTGACCTTGTAAAAGCCGAAGTAAACGTGAAAGAAATCGAACTTTTAGATGATGCTTCAGGTATTTTAGTGAAACAGATTAAGCCTAATTTTAAAGCTCTTGGGCCGCGTTTTGGAAAAGACATGGGCTTGATTTCTAAGGAGATACAAGGTTTTTCTGCAGATCAGATTAATCAATTAGATAAGCAGGGAACGTTAGATATTGTTATTTCTGGAAATAATGTAACTTTATCATTAGAAGACGTCGAAATAACATCACAGGATATCGAAGGATGGCTGGTTGCAAATTCAAATGGAATTACAGTTGCACTTGACATCACAATATCTGAGGAATTGAAAAATGAAGGTATCGCGAGAGAATTAGTAAACAGAATTCAGAATATCCGTAAAGATTCAGGATTTGAAGTTACTGATAAGATTAAAGTTCAAATAAAAAGAGACGGTAATTTAGAAGAGGCCGTTCTAAAAAATGAAGACTATATTAAGTCTGAAACATTAACAGATGATTTGGTTTTTGCAGACGCTTTAGAAAACGGCACAGAAATTGAGTTTGATGATATTAAAACAATGATATTAATTTCAAAATAG
- the porZ gene encoding type IX secretion system anionic LPS delivery protein PorZ produces the protein MVKRFLCFLFFLLFQFGFAQGQLSWQGYFSFNEIKDISESSTTIYAASENALFSKNSASNALKTITTVDGLSGQTISAVYYSQAFKKTITGYENGLLTVINEADGSVIKKVDIINKQLPTSIKKINHFLEHNGLLYVSCDFGIVQFNLTTLQFGDTYFIGDNGAEISVKQTAFYNGFIFAATSSGIRRASITNPNLIDFSQWAVVNSGDWSGINALDTELIAVNSTGNIHRFNSSTFVGFLQLPQPSVDMRVVNHNLFITTANTTYVYNNQMVLNRQIVNSQLPELNLTFSCASAVGDVIYIGTKEKGLFSSALSGIGTFENNTPDGPIRNNIFSIDASPNSLWAVYGDYDINYNPYSLDSYGISKFSNSKWLNIPYSEVYDAKSITRVIVNPNNEKQVYASSFFSGLLRIESDIPNHLFNEKNSGLESITFEGPTYIDVRINGTAFDKSGNLWVTNSRIKNGLKVLKTNGDWVSYATSTILNNAESNNYANIVIDKNNTKWISTYNDGVIAFNENGNVFKKITTGTDTGNLPSADVRSVAVDTKNQLWIGTTKGLRVLSNVGNFQTDSQLKANPIIIIDDNLAQELMYEQFITSIVVDGANNKWIGTVDSGIFMVSPNGQETKYHFTINNSPLPSNTINDIKINSSTGEVFIATNKGMISFKGIATGANEDLNNVYVYPNPVRPTYSGTVKVAGLIDKANIKITDIEGNLVYETTSDGGTIEWDTTAFGRYKVSSGVYMIFISAQDGSETKVKKVMIIR, from the coding sequence ATGGTAAAAAGATTTCTGTGCTTTTTGTTTTTCCTTTTATTTCAATTTGGCTTTGCTCAAGGTCAATTGTCGTGGCAGGGTTATTTTTCGTTTAATGAAATAAAAGATATTTCAGAATCTTCAACAACGATTTATGCAGCTTCAGAAAATGCATTGTTTTCTAAAAATTCAGCTTCAAATGCTTTAAAAACAATCACAACCGTTGATGGTCTTTCCGGACAAACTATATCTGCGGTTTATTACAGCCAGGCTTTTAAAAAAACAATTACAGGTTACGAAAACGGACTGTTGACTGTAATTAATGAGGCTGACGGCAGTGTGATAAAAAAAGTAGACATCATTAATAAACAATTACCTACAAGTATTAAAAAGATAAATCATTTCTTAGAGCATAATGGTTTATTATATGTTTCCTGCGATTTTGGAATTGTGCAGTTTAACTTGACTACTTTACAATTTGGAGATACTTATTTTATAGGTGATAATGGAGCTGAGATAAGTGTTAAACAAACAGCTTTTTATAACGGATTTATTTTTGCCGCGACTTCCAGTGGTATTAGAAGAGCAAGTATTACAAACCCAAATTTAATTGATTTTAGCCAATGGGCAGTTGTAAACTCTGGAGATTGGTCAGGTATAAATGCATTGGATACTGAATTGATTGCCGTAAATTCAACAGGAAATATACATAGATTCAATTCAAGTACCTTTGTTGGATTTTTACAATTACCACAGCCTTCTGTCGATATGCGTGTGGTAAATCATAATTTATTTATTACAACTGCCAATACCACTTATGTTTATAATAATCAGATGGTTTTGAACCGTCAAATTGTAAACTCACAGCTTCCAGAACTTAATTTAACTTTTTCCTGTGCATCGGCTGTAGGAGATGTAATTTATATCGGAACAAAAGAAAAAGGTCTGTTTTCTTCTGCACTTTCAGGAATTGGAACTTTTGAAAACAATACGCCCGATGGTCCAATACGCAATAATATTTTTTCAATTGATGCTTCGCCAAATTCACTTTGGGCTGTCTATGGAGATTATGATATTAATTATAATCCTTATTCCTTAGATAGTTATGGGATAAGTAAATTTAGTAACTCAAAATGGTTAAATATTCCATATTCAGAAGTTTATGATGCTAAGTCAATTACGCGTGTCATTGTAAATCCAAATAATGAAAAGCAGGTTTATGCAAGCTCTTTTTTCTCTGGATTGCTGCGAATAGAAAGTGATATTCCCAATCATTTGTTTAATGAAAAAAACAGTGGTCTAGAGTCAATTACTTTTGAAGGGCCGACTTATATCGATGTTCGTATAAATGGAACTGCTTTTGACAAATCAGGAAATCTTTGGGTGACCAACAGCCGTATCAAAAACGGATTGAAAGTTTTAAAAACAAACGGAGATTGGGTAAGTTATGCCACAAGTACAATTTTAAATAATGCCGAAAGTAATAATTACGCCAATATTGTTATTGATAAAAATAATACAAAATGGATCTCAACTTATAATGACGGTGTAATTGCATTTAATGAAAATGGTAATGTTTTTAAAAAGATAACTACTGGAACCGATACAGGAAATCTGCCGTCAGCTGATGTTAGATCGGTAGCAGTTGATACAAAAAACCAGCTTTGGATTGGAACAACAAAAGGGTTAAGGGTTCTGTCTAATGTTGGAAATTTTCAAACAGACAGTCAGCTAAAAGCAAATCCAATAATTATTATTGATGATAATCTGGCTCAGGAATTAATGTACGAACAGTTTATTACTTCTATTGTAGTCGACGGTGCTAACAACAAATGGATTGGTACAGTAGATTCAGGAATTTTTATGGTTTCTCCAAACGGTCAGGAAACAAAATATCATTTTACAATTAACAATTCTCCTCTGCCAAGTAATACTATAAATGATATTAAAATTAACAGTTCTACCGGCGAAGTTTTTATTGCAACAAATAAAGGAATGATTTCTTTTAAAGGAATTGCAACTGGTGCTAATGAAGATTTAAATAATGTATATGTATATCCAAATCCGGTTAGGCCAACTTATTCTGGAACTGTAAAAGTTGCCGGCCTAATTGATAAGGCTAATATCAAAATTACAGATATTGAAGGGAATTTGGTTTACGAAACAACTTCAGATGGAGGAACTATAGAGTGGGATACAACTGCTTTTGGAAGATATAAAGTATCGTCAGGTGTTTACATGATTTTTATTTCTGCACAAGATGGCAGCGAAACAAAGGTTAAGAAGGTTATGATTATTCGATAA
- the recO gene encoding DNA repair protein RecO — MQIKTKAIVISSLKFQEKSLIVKCFTLSNGLKSYFVRDAFSSRKASQKIAYFQPLSILEIEAVHKNKGTLENFKEIKTAVPFQTIHTDIFKSTIVMFLSEMLHYSIQEEEKNEPLFVFLETALTWLDHHDDISNFHLILLLEITKYLGFYPDVSEIDLPYFEMKEGIFTLFHTSTALSEHETNLLKKLLDLKFDNSQKVFHVVERQILLRVLIDFYSAHLDGFKKPKSLDILKEIFS, encoded by the coding sequence GTGCAAATCAAAACCAAAGCAATAGTAATCTCATCATTAAAATTTCAGGAAAAAAGCCTGATTGTAAAATGTTTTACGCTTTCAAACGGACTGAAATCTTATTTTGTACGAGATGCGTTTTCAAGTCGAAAAGCAAGTCAGAAAATTGCGTATTTTCAGCCATTATCTATTTTAGAAATCGAAGCCGTCCATAAAAACAAAGGGACTTTGGAAAACTTCAAAGAAATAAAAACGGCAGTTCCTTTTCAAACCATTCATACAGATATCTTTAAAAGCACAATAGTGATGTTTTTGTCTGAAATGCTTCATTATTCTATTCAGGAAGAAGAAAAAAACGAACCGCTTTTTGTATTTTTAGAAACTGCTTTAACCTGGCTGGATCACCATGACGATATTTCTAATTTTCATTTGATTTTGCTTCTGGAAATCACAAAATATCTTGGTTTTTATCCAGATGTTTCTGAAATTGATTTGCCTTATTTTGAAATGAAAGAAGGGATTTTTACACTCTTTCATACTTCAACAGCACTTTCTGAACATGAAACCAATTTGCTTAAAAAACTTCTTGATCTTAAATTTGACAACAGTCAAAAAGTCTTTCATGTTGTTGAAAGGCAGATACTTCTTAGGGTTTTAATTGATTTTTACAGCGCTCACTTAGATGGGTTTAAAAAACCTAAGTCGCTGGATATTTTGAAAGAAATCTTTTCTTAA
- the gdhA gene encoding NADP-specific glutamate dehydrogenase, with translation MEQKINEFMALVESKNPNEPEFLQAVREFAETVIPFIAERKKYDGKNLLLRIAEPERSIIFRVPWVDDKGEIIVNRGFRIQMNSAIGPYKGGIRFHHTVNLSVLKFLAFEQVFKNSLTTLPMGGGKGGSDFDPEGKSDGEIMRFCQSFMTELCRHIGPDLDVPAGDIGVGAREIGYLFGQYKRIRNEFTGVLTGKGLAYGGSLIRPEATGYGVVYFTDQMLRTIGHEIKGKRVAISGFGNVAWGVALKVNELGGKVVTLSGPDGYIYDEEGISGEKIDHMLEMRATGDNRAERYLEKYPKAVFHKGKSPWEVKVDIAIPCATQNELTGEDAKKLIDNGVLCVTEAANMPSTLDAIKLFLDNKVLFAPGKAANAGGVAASGLEMTQNSIRLNWTSEEVDLRLKEIMVGIHNQCKKYGAEEDGYVNYVKGANIAGFVKVADAMLAQGVV, from the coding sequence ATGGAACAAAAAATAAATGAATTTATGGCTCTGGTTGAGTCAAAAAATCCAAATGAGCCAGAATTCCTTCAAGCCGTTAGAGAATTTGCTGAAACAGTAATTCCATTTATTGCAGAAAGAAAAAAATACGATGGAAAAAATTTACTTTTAAGAATAGCTGAGCCTGAAAGATCTATAATTTTTAGAGTTCCGTGGGTTGACGATAAAGGAGAAATAATTGTAAATAGAGGATTTAGAATCCAGATGAATTCTGCAATTGGTCCATATAAAGGAGGAATTAGATTTCATCATACAGTAAATTTATCTGTTTTGAAATTTTTGGCATTCGAACAAGTTTTTAAAAATAGTTTGACAACTCTTCCAATGGGTGGAGGAAAAGGAGGTTCTGATTTTGATCCTGAAGGAAAATCTGATGGTGAAATTATGCGTTTCTGCCAGTCATTTATGACTGAGTTATGCCGTCATATTGGTCCAGATCTTGATGTTCCTGCCGGAGATATTGGAGTGGGTGCCAGAGAAATTGGTTATTTATTTGGTCAGTATAAAAGAATTAGAAATGAATTTACCGGAGTATTAACCGGAAAAGGTCTTGCTTATGGTGGTTCATTAATTAGACCAGAAGCTACAGGTTATGGAGTTGTTTATTTTACAGATCAAATGCTTCGTACTATTGGTCACGAAATTAAAGGTAAAAGAGTTGCGATTTCAGGATTTGGAAACGTAGCTTGGGGAGTTGCTTTAAAAGTAAATGAATTAGGAGGAAAAGTAGTTACTCTTTCTGGTCCTGATGGTTATATTTATGATGAAGAAGGTATTTCTGGAGAAAAAATCGATCATATGCTTGAAATGAGAGCAACTGGTGATAACAGAGCAGAAAGATATTTAGAAAAATATCCAAAAGCTGTATTCCATAAAGGAAAAAGCCCTTGGGAAGTAAAAGTTGATATTGCTATTCCATGTGCAACTCAAAATGAATTGACCGGAGAAGACGCAAAAAAACTAATCGATAATGGTGTTTTATGTGTAACAGAAGCTGCTAATATGCCTTCTACATTAGATGCCATTAAACTTTTCTTAGATAATAAAGTTCTTTTTGCTCCAGGAAAAGCAGCAAATGCAGGTGGTGTTGCCGCATCTGGATTAGAAATGACACAAAACTCTATTCGTTTAAACTGGACAAGCGAAGAGGTAGATTTAAGATTGAAAGAAATCATGGTTGGAATTCACAACCAATGTAAAAAATATGGTGCAGAAGAAGATGGTTATGTTAACTATGTAAAAGGAGCCAACATTGCCGGATTTGTTAAAGTTGCCGATGCTATGCTTGCACAAGGTGTAGTCTAA